A window of Eubacteriaceae bacterium ES3 contains these coding sequences:
- a CDS encoding arginine repressor has product MKVARQLKIIEIIENNFIETQEELAQALKDSGFTVTQATISRDIKELKLIKVMNYEGKQHYAPLKDIGSIYNERVSAVFRESVLTIDYVENMIVIRTLPAMAQAAALAIDSMDWSEVVGTIAGDDTIFVLVRNRDLIEEIVGKFKKLMK; this is encoded by the coding sequence ATGAAAGTTGCAAGACAACTAAAGATCATCGAAATTATTGAAAATAATTTCATTGAAACCCAGGAAGAATTGGCCCAAGCTCTTAAAGATTCAGGTTTTACTGTTACTCAAGCAACGATTTCCAGAGACATTAAAGAACTGAAACTGATCAAAGTCATGAATTACGAAGGTAAGCAGCACTATGCACCGCTAAAAGATATTGGATCGATTTATAATGAGCGCGTTAGTGCGGTCTTCAGAGAATCAGTTTTAACCATTGATTATGTCGAAAATATGATTGTCATCAGGACTTTACCGGCTATGGCCCAGGCGGCAGCGCTAGCCATTGACTCTATGGACTGGAGTGAGGTAGTGGGGACTATTGCAGGCGATGATACGATCTTTGTATTGGTTAGAAATCGCGACCTAATTGAAGAAATTGTCGGTAAATTTAAAAAGTTGATGAAATAG
- a CDS encoding NAD(+)/NADH kinase, which produces MADQIKQIGIYINLQKPESRNLAEDCIKTLQEFGFSVCLLKGQIGCEDQKVIIYDKDQFFKKPDCILVLGGDGTLLYVARQTCFNKIPIFGINLGKLGFLTESEASSYKNALNQLNNGNYYIEERMMLGCMVRSNGILSKKYVALNDVLVKSRGFRMMDIQAYASGSKIDAFRADGLVISTPTGSTGYSLAAGGPVVSPRAGVMVLNPICPHRLHDRSYVLSEDEKITLKFGNRENDIMLTLDGQTTLSLIPEDEVEVFKSVHTTRLIRLNQIGYFDRLRIKLSSGN; this is translated from the coding sequence ATGGCAGATCAGATTAAACAAATAGGCATATATATAAATCTACAAAAACCGGAAAGTCGAAATTTGGCAGAGGATTGCATAAAAACACTTCAGGAATTCGGGTTTTCAGTCTGTTTACTCAAAGGGCAAATCGGCTGTGAGGATCAGAAAGTGATTATTTATGATAAAGATCAGTTTTTCAAGAAGCCGGATTGTATTCTGGTTTTAGGTGGAGATGGGACACTTCTTTATGTCGCAAGACAAACCTGTTTTAATAAAATTCCAATTTTTGGGATTAATCTTGGTAAATTGGGCTTTTTAACAGAAAGTGAAGCAAGTTCTTATAAAAATGCGTTAAATCAGTTAAATAATGGGAATTACTATATTGAAGAACGAATGATGCTAGGGTGTATGGTGCGAAGTAATGGCATCCTATCGAAGAAGTATGTGGCTTTAAATGATGTGCTGGTAAAAAGTCGAGGGTTTAGGATGATGGATATTCAAGCTTATGCCAGTGGTTCGAAAATTGACGCATTTAGAGCCGATGGGCTGGTGATTTCAACGCCAACTGGTTCAACTGGTTATTCTCTGGCCGCGGGGGGACCTGTTGTTTCCCCGCGAGCGGGTGTAATGGTTTTGAATCCAATCTGTCCACACCGTTTGCATGACAGGTCATATGTGCTGTCGGAAGATGAGAAAATTACCCTCAAATTTGGCAACCGCGAAAATGACATCATGTTGACATTAGATGGGCAGACCACCCTTTCTCTAATTCCAGAGGATGAAGTGGAAGTATTTAAATCCGTTCATACGACAAGATTAATCCGTTTGAATCAGATTGGTTATTTTGACCGTTTACGCATCAAACTCAGTAGTGGAAATTAA